The proteins below are encoded in one region of Castor canadensis chromosome 6, mCasCan1.hap1v2, whole genome shotgun sequence:
- the Tmem270 gene encoding transmembrane protein 270, with the protein MEAAPPVRSSLFGVLLQVGRLSVLLAQNRVHLYSFLLLKISIFRNWVSGLAQEARGSSSTQANLPPGVSTCLLGQALQAGWSLLWIPAWLLLYGPRLMWAAGLGCARTLGLGLQRLGASKQLCMTVATWRDLLLSCLHSLMLVALLLLLLTWRLAQKAHRFSLGWMPCQSRMVLEPLMLVRHLYWWVEHTTTLASWHLVYLITWTACLASHLLQAAFEHTAQLAQSQEAEPLEASGPLPESPLPESSTPKAGPIPPEPGTPRE; encoded by the exons ATGGAGGCCGCCCCTCCAGTTAGATCCAGCCTCTTTGGGGTTCTGCTGCAGGTCGGGAGGCTTTCAGTGCTG CTGGCTCAGAACCGTGTACACCTGTACAGCTTCTTACTTCTAAAGATCTCCATCTTCCGGAATTGGGTGTCAGGGCTGGCACAGGAGGCCCGGGGCTCCAGCAGCACACAAGCCAACCTGCCCCCGGGAGTCAGCACATGTCTCCTGGGCCAGGCTCTGCAAGCGGGATGGTCACTGCTATGGATCCCTGCATGGCTGCTGCTGTATGGACCCAGGCTGATGTGGGCAGCAGGGCTGGGCTGTGCCCGgaccctgggcctgggcctgcaACGCCTAGGTGCTTCCAAACAGCTGTGCATGACTGTGGCCACCTGGAGGGATCTGCTTCTATCCTGTCTGCACAGCCTGATGCTGGTGGccctgctgctgctcctgctgacCTGGAGGCTAGCCCAGAAGGCCCATCGCTTCAGCCTGGGTTGGATGCCCTGCCAG AGTCGCATGGTGCTGGAGCCCCTGATGCTGGTGAGGCATCTCTACTGGTGGGTGGAGCACACAACGACGCTGGCCTCCTGGCACCTGGTCTATCTTATCACTTGGACCGCCTGCCTTGCCTCCCACCTGCTGCAGGCCGCCTTCGAGCACACAGCCCAGCTGGCTCAGTCCCAGGAGGCTGAACCCCTGGAGGCCTCAGGGCCCTTGCCTGAGTCCCCACTCCCTGAATCTTCCACCCCTAAGGCTGGGCCCATCCCACCAGAGCCTGGAACTCCCAGAGAATAA